Sequence from the Leptospira montravelensis genome:
AAGGCATGAAATACGAGTGTAATTTGTGGTAAAATTACTTTTGTTTTGTATTTTTCCTACGAGAATTAATTCTTTAGACAAAGTACGTTTAATATCTATTTGTTTTAATACTAGATTTGGTTTAATAGTTTCATTCGGAAGTGTTGTAGCAGTTACATTGATATCAAAATTAAAATAACTTGGTGCATCTTCTACTAAAACTTGAAAAATTACAGATTCGCCGTCGTTCACCACATTTTTTTCCGCATAACCTTCACTTGTTTTGATGTTTTCTTTTGATTCGTTGAATAAGGAAACAGTGAATTTTGGCATGAGGATTGACTTCCCGCTGCTATTTGTAAATTTCCCTACAAAGTATAAATTACCTAAAACATCTGGTATGGCTGTAGTATATTCAAATTCGCCTTCAGGAATAATTTCTATCGATTCTAAATTGGGATCTACTGGAATTGAAACTGTCTCCTCTTCTGTTGTAGTGTTTAGTGTAGATTTAAAATTTTGAAAGTAAGTGAAAAAAGTGGAACCTAATACCAACCAGGTGACAGTAATACCTGTAATAAGATTTTTCCAATTTTTAAAGGAATCAGTTTTGGATTTTTGTTTGGAAGTTCCGTAAACTTTTGGCGGTGGAGAATCCATCATTCCACCGATAGGTAATTTATCAAAACAATCACCACAACGATAAATAGTTGCTGATTCTTGGTAAATATTTGCGCTTCCACAAGTAGGACATTGTTTTGAGTTCATATACCGAATTCATTCAAATCGGTGTGAAAATCCAAGAAAAAAAACTGTTAGTAAATATATTTCTTAATTTCGTTTGTAAGAAGTTTGAGTGATAGGAAGAAGTGCATTTGGCAAAGGATGGATTTCTCCGCGTTGGAAACTGCAATCTTGTGAACAATTGGGTAAACGGAAATTGTTTGGTAATACCACTGGGGAAGGTGGTAGTTCCAGAAAAGTAAATGTTTTTATGTTTTTTTTTGTTAGTAGGTTTGCCAAGTCTACGGAATTAAAATCCTTTCTTAATAGAAGTAAGTCTTTTTTTTCTTCGAGTAACGGTAAGGATACAAAAGCAAAATCTGGGTTACTAAAAATGATAACAGAGTCTTTAATTTTACGAATTTCACTTAAAGTATTGGATTGAAATTTGGATATTTTTTTTAGTTCTTTCATTTGAAAATGAAGATTACAGATCGTATAAATAGAAATTAAGGTGATAAGAAAAATCCAACGGTAAGAGATGAATGGGTTTGGATTTTTTTCTTCTTTGTTTAAAAGTAAAACGTAGAGTGGGACAAGTCCAAATAAATACCGCGGTGTATTGTGGCCGCCACTATTAGGTGCCAAAAATACCATAACCATCGTTACTATGATTATCAAAAAATTTGATATTTTTATTTCTTTTAAATATAAAGATTTTAAAAAATAGAAACAAAAAAGTATGAAAATGGGAACTTGTTCCATCCAAATTTTTGCTAGATAAAATACATTTTCACTACGTAAGCTCATATCAGAATTTTTTGCGATACGAAGGGGAAGCAGCGAATCTACCAGGAACAAATTTCCCAAGGCCAATAAACTAAAACAAAAAGCCATCGAAAGGTAAAATCGCATCGTTTGAGTTTTGTTTTCAAAACAAATAGGAAGAATGATCAGTACAAAACTCATCTCTGGTCTGATCCAAAGAATTAATGCGGAAATCATTCCAGCAAAGATATTTTGACATTTGTGAAATAGATATAGAGCCGAAATTTCTAAGAAAAAAATGAATATTGTTTCGTGAAATAAAAAAATATATATAGGTATAGTTGATCCATATAACAATAATAAAGTGGAGATAACATTTTTTTGAATTTGGTGAAAAAGAAAAATCCCAATCGTAAATAGAAAAGTATGTATTATAGTGACCCCAGAAATTCCGAACAATTTCAAAATGGGAGATATTAGGATTGGGTAGAGGTTGGGGAAGGTAGAATGTGCGAATCCTTTTGTTTGCTGAAAGAATAGGTTTGGGAGAGGGAAAAAGGAATAATTTGGATCCTCGAATGCATGATTGTATGGTAAATGAAAAATTCCTTGGATTGCTAATTTTGATTGCCATTCCAAAAGGGCAAAATCGGAGAAAGGTTCAATTCCTTTGGAAGAAAAATAAAAAAATCCGAATACCAAAAATGCAAAACTAACAAAGAATCCTATTGCTTTTTTGGCTTGTATCATATCGAATCAAAAACAGGTACAAAGTTTCTGGTTTCGTACTTTATGCAATGAAAAAAGCAAATGATTTCTTTCTCAATCCCAGTTTAAAACTTCGTGTTGGATTTTTAATACTCTGCTTTTTGTTGGGTCTATTTCTATTTTGCCGTTCGATCGATTCAATTTCATTATATTTTGATTCAGACTATGGACATTTCCATTTTCCCATAAACAGCGAAATCCCCTTTTACCGATTAGGAAACAAAGAAATCGGAAAAATAGGAGAATGGGGAACTCGTATTGGAGAACTGGAAAAAAACGTCAGTTGTAAGTATTTACTGTTAGGTGATTCACAGGTTTTTGGTTCAGGAATTTTTTGGAAAGATACATTTTCTGAAATTCTTAATCGTGAAACTAAATGTCATTGGGTCAATCTTGGAATTCCTGGTTTTACTTTGGAAAATGAGTTATCACTGTATCAAAAGGTTAGGACAAAAATTTCTTTTGATCGAGTTTATCTTTTTGTATATGGGAATGATATTTATGAAACGGGAGATACACCTGATTTTTTAAATTTTGTAAAAAAACAAACTTGGTATTTTCGTATACTCTCATTTTTATTTCCTGAACAATCTCGAATCTATGGAAAGAGAAAATACTTTCAAATGGTACAAGTGCGCATGGAGACTGAATTAATGAAATTAGCTCCATCGAATACGCAGGTTATACATAAATCTACAACCAACGAAAAGGAGTTCATAACTCAAAAAGCTTTATTCAGTTTAAGTCCAGACTATTTTCATGGATCTTTGAATACTAAATCCATTGCAAAAAAAAACTTTCAACGATGGTATAGAATTTTGCGGAAGTTAAATGATGAAATTGTATCGGCTAATAAGGAGTTGGTGATTGTTTATATTCCATTGGAAGTTGAATACGATCCAGAAATGTTTCAAGTTTATAAGGATATTGGTTTTGTTATGGATTCCAGTTGGATCAAATCCAATTCAGAATTGATCACTGATTTAAATATTATTACTAAAGAAAAGAATATTCCCTTGATTGACTTACGTGAATATATGCGTTTCCGCTCCGATTTATTGCAATTAGAAGACATTCATCTAAATGAAACAGCCCATCGTCTAATAGCGGATATTTTGAAAAAAAAACCTTAAACTCATTCATTTTGTTCTAACTTTTTTAAAATAGGACATTCGGGTCTGTGGTCTCCATGACAATGTTTAATTAGATTTTTTAAAGTATCAGACATATCTTTTAATTGTTTTAATTTTAAATCTAATTCATTTAAATGTTTTTCAGCTAGAAGTTTTACTTGTTTACTGCTTCGTGATTTATTTTTCCAAAGCCCAAGTAAACTTTTAATATCCTCTAACGAAAATCCAAGTTCTCTTGATCTTTTTATAAATCTTAAATAATGAATATCGTCTTTGTGATAAGACCTGTATCCATTTTCTGTCCTTCCGGCTTGAGGAATTAATCCTATCCCTTCATAATGTCGAATGAGTTTTGTGCTGACTCCTGATTCTTTCGAAAGTTCACCTATATTCATTGTATCCTAGATTTTTTTTTATAAAAAATGGTTAAAAAAAACGAATCGGCTATTGACCTTCCAACAATGGGAAGGTTTAGACTGGTTTTATGTTAACAAAGGAGTTACCATGAAACCAATCAAAAATTTATTTAAAATTGCTATTTTAGCAATGTTTTTAAGCTTACAACAGATTTCTGCCCACGGGGAACATAAACCAGGTCCTCACGGAGGGCAAATTCGAATGCCTGGTGCTTTTCATACGGAAGTGCTTCCTTACCAAAATTTAGGATTTAAGATATATCTACTTGATATCAATTTTGAAAATCCTACTTCCAAAAATTCGAAGTTGTATGGTAAAATAGTATCGAAAGGTAAGGAGTTTCCTTTAAAATGTTTTAGTCACCCAAATCATTTTTATTGCGAAATTCCCAAAGGAAGTTCGATGGAGGAAGGAGTCTTAATTCTTTCACCAGAATGGAATTTTCAAAAGGGTGCGGATGTAAAATATAAACTTCCGCTGATTGAATCAAAAGAACAAAAGAAGGAGCATCATCATGGTTAATTATGAAGTAGAAGGAATGACTTGCGGGCATTGTAAAAAAACTGTAGAGAAAGTTTTTGCAGAAATCGGTAAAGAAGCAACGGCTAACATCGATGAAAAGCTGGTGACTGTGAATGAATCTCTTTCGGATACGGAGTTAAATCAACTTCGTGAACGTTTGAGTGAGGATGGTTATACCCTTGGAAACACCAAATAATACCACCGAACGAACATTAGATCTTTTTGGTATGACTTGTGCCAATTGTGCCCTTCGCATTGAGAAGGGCCTTGCAAAAATGGAAGGCGTATCGGATGTTAGAGTCAATTTTGCTCGTGAATCTGTTTTTTTACGGAGTGATGATTCTGTAACAGTTGATTCTCTTTTAAAAAAAGTAGAATCTCTAGGTTATTCTGCCATTGAGCATGATTCCAACAAACAATCAGAAACAGAAAAAAAACAGAAGGAACAAATTCGAAATCTAAAAATTCGTTTTATCCTTTCTGTTATTTTATCCTTACCGTTGTTTTACGGCATGGTCACACATTTTA
This genomic interval carries:
- a CDS encoding heavy-metal-associated domain-containing protein, whose protein sequence is MVNYEVEGMTCGHCKKTVEKVFAEIGKEATANIDEKLVTVNESLSDTELNQLRERLSEDGYTLGNTK
- the cueR gene encoding Cu(I)-responsive transcriptional regulator codes for the protein MNIGELSKESGVSTKLIRHYEGIGLIPQAGRTENGYRSYHKDDIHYLRFIKRSRELGFSLEDIKSLLGLWKNKSRSSKQVKLLAEKHLNELDLKLKQLKDMSDTLKNLIKHCHGDHRPECPILKKLEQNE
- a CDS encoding LA_3751/LA_3752 family putative glycosyltransferase produces the protein MIQAKKAIGFFVSFAFLVFGFFYFSSKGIEPFSDFALLEWQSKLAIQGIFHLPYNHAFEDPNYSFFPLPNLFFQQTKGFAHSTFPNLYPILISPILKLFGISGVTIIHTFLFTIGIFLFHQIQKNVISTLLLLYGSTIPIYIFLFHETIFIFFLEISALYLFHKCQNIFAGMISALILWIRPEMSFVLIILPICFENKTQTMRFYLSMAFCFSLLALGNLFLVDSLLPLRIAKNSDMSLRSENVFYLAKIWMEQVPIFILFCFYFLKSLYLKEIKISNFLIIIVTMVMVFLAPNSGGHNTPRYLFGLVPLYVLLLNKEEKNPNPFISYRWIFLITLISIYTICNLHFQMKELKKISKFQSNTLSEIRKIKDSVIIFSNPDFAFVSLPLLEEKKDLLLLRKDFNSVDLANLLTKKNIKTFTFLELPPSPVVLPNNFRLPNCSQDCSFQRGEIHPLPNALLPITQTSYKRN
- a CDS encoding SGNH/GDSL hydrolase family protein, with amino-acid sequence MKKANDFFLNPSLKLRVGFLILCFLLGLFLFCRSIDSISLYFDSDYGHFHFPINSEIPFYRLGNKEIGKIGEWGTRIGELEKNVSCKYLLLGDSQVFGSGIFWKDTFSEILNRETKCHWVNLGIPGFTLENELSLYQKVRTKISFDRVYLFVYGNDIYETGDTPDFLNFVKKQTWYFRILSFLFPEQSRIYGKRKYFQMVQVRMETELMKLAPSNTQVIHKSTTNEKEFITQKALFSLSPDYFHGSLNTKSIAKKNFQRWYRILRKLNDEIVSANKELVIVYIPLEVEYDPEMFQVYKDIGFVMDSSWIKSNSELITDLNIITKEKNIPLIDLREYMRFRSDLLQLEDIHLNETAHRLIADILKKKP